The stretch of DNA CTGAACTCGACCATCAGCGAGCCGGGCAGGCAGAGCGCGAGGACGCCCGCGTACGCCAACACGCTCGGATACGACTCCGACATCTTCCGCCTCGACGGGGGCCTCAAGGCCGACCGAAAGGGCCTGCTCATCCGACTCGCCTCGCGGCGAGAGTCCGCGTGGGCCGGTGTGCTCTTCGCCGCTGTGGACGCGAAGCGGTAGCGCACCACCTTCCCCCTGAGCAAGGCGCCGTGCATGCAACTGTCATCAACTGACCCCCGGCTGAGCGTCCTTCATGTCGCCCAGCCCGTCGACGGCGGAGTGGCCCGCGTGGTCGCCGACCTGGTGAAGTCCCAGCTGTCCACCGGGATGCAGGTCAACGTGGCGTGCCCGGACAGCGGCTGTCTGCCCGATGCCGTGCGCGGCCTGGGAAGCGGTGTCCATGGGTGGGCGGCGGCCCGCTCCCCTGGGGCCGGGCTGCCGGAGGAAGTACGGCGCATCACCCGCATCGTCGACGAGCTCGGGCCCGACGTCGTGCACGCGCACAGCGCCAAGGCCGGGCTCGCCGTCCGGCTCGCCCTGCGCGGCAAGGTGCCCACGGTCTTCCAGCCGCACGCCTGGTCCTTCGAGGCCGTCGGCGGCGTGACCGCGGGGCTCGCCCGGCGCTGGGAACGCTTCGGGGCGCGCTGGGCCGCGCACGTGGTCTGCGTCAGCGAGGCGGAGCGGCTCACCGGACAGCGGGCCGGGATCGACGCGCGCTGGTCCGTGATCCCGAACGGGGTGGACGTCGAGCGCTTCCGCCCCATGGCCGCGCAGGCGGCGCGGACCGCCCTGGGCCTTGCCGAGGAGGAGCCTCTGGTGGTGTGCGTGGGACGGCTGTGCCGGCAGAAGGGGCAGGACGTCCTGCTGCGGGCCTGGGCGTCCGTCGCCGAGCGGATGCCGCTCGCCCGGCTGGTCCTCGTCGGGGACGGTCCAGGCGCGACCGGCCTGCGCGAACAGGCGCCCGCCTCCGTGCGGTTCGTCGGAGACGTCGAGGACGCCACCCCCTGGTACCAGGCGGCCGACCTCGTGGTCCTGCCCTCCCGGTGGGAGGGCATGGCCCTCGTACCCCTGGAGGCGATGGCCTGTGCCCGGCCCGTGGTGGTCAGCGACGTGGACGGCGCGCGCGAGAGCCTGCCGCAAGGACTCGTGCCCCACGGCCTCGTTCCCGCACAGGATCCGGAGGCGCTGGCGCGAGCCCTCGTCGGACTGCTCGGCGATCCGCCGCTGCGTGAATCCCTCGGCCGTGCGGCGCACCGCCACGTTCTGAACACCCACGATGTGCGGCACACCGCGGACGCTGTCGCGGCCGTGTACCGCGAGCTACTGGGCGTGGGGCCCATCAAGTGCAGGGAGTCCAGCAACCCGTGAGTGCGGAACGAACCGTCGCCCCTGCCGCGCAGCCACGGGCGGCCGACCATGCCATCGCCACCGCCTCGGTCATCCCTCCCCGCGGGGCCGGGGGCGGCCGCAGGACGAGCATCCAATGGGGGGCTTCGGCACGCCGCTCATCGGCCCTCCCCCTCTTCGCCGTCGACTGCAGCGCGGCCCTCCTCGGCACCGTGCTGCTCACCGACCCGCAGCGCCACCCACTCCTTGTGGCCCTGCTCCTCGCCGCGGTGACCGGCCTGAACGCGCGCGCCGCGCTCTACCGTCCGCTCGCCGTGCCCTGCGCCCTCGACGAACTGCCTTCGCTGGCCTGGCAGGCCCTGCTGAGCTGGTGCGCCGTGGGGCTCCTGGCCGCGAGCGTCTCCGTACTGAGCCCGCTCTCCCTCACCACCCTGTGCACGGCCGCGGCGCTCCAGAGCGTGCTGTGCTGCGCGGGCCGCGGAGCCCTGTACTGGTGGGCGCGCAGAGCGGTGCTCCGCCAGCCGCGCCCGGCCCTGGTGGTCGGCCCCGGCGCCGTCGCGCGGCGTGTGGCGGAGGCGGTGCTTCGCCATCCGCGGGCCGGGGTGCGGCCCGTGGGCATCGTGGGGGACGCGCCCGCCGAGCGCACGGAGTCGGAGGGGGCCGAACTGCCGGTGCTCTCCACGATCGAGGAGCTGCGCCGCGCGGTCATCCAGAACGCCGTACGCACCGTCCTGGTCGTCGGACCGACCCCGGGCCCCGAGCAGATCGTGTGGCTGCGAACGCTGAGCGGTTCGGGCTGCGACGTATGGGCGGTCGACGCGACGCAGCCGCCGGGCTATGACGCGCCGGGGCGCCAGTCGAGATCCGGGCAGCTCGCGGGGTTCCCCTGCCGTCCGCTCGCGCCCGTGCGGCGCGGGCACTTCAGCGTCAGCAAGCGCGCCCTGGACCTCGTGACCTCGGGGATCCTGCTGCTGCTCATCAGCCCCGTGCTCCTGGCGTGCGCCGCCGTGCTGCGGGCCACCGACGGCCCCGGGGTCATCTTCCGGCAGGAGCGCATCGGCAAGGACGGACGGCCGTTCACCCTGCTGAAGTTCCGCACGCACCGGCCCGCCGACCCGCACGAGGCCGCGACCCGGTGGACCGTCGCGGGCGAGCAGCACATGAGACCGTTCTGCCAGTTCCTGCGCCGTACGTCGCTCGACGAGCTTCCCCAGCTGTGGAACGTGCTCCGTGGCGACATGAGCCTGGTCGGGCCCCGGCCCGAACGGCCCTATTTCGTGGGCCAGTTCAGCAAGGCACACCCCGGTTACGCCGAGCGCCACCGCATGCCGACCGGCATCACCGGGCTCGCCCAGATCCAGGGGCTGCGGGGCGACACCTCGATCGAGGACCGGTGCCGCTTCGACAACGCCTACATCGACAGCTGGTCGATCTGGCAGGACCTCTGCATCCTGCTGCGCACCGCCGCCTCCCTCGTACGTCCCACGGGGAGCTGACCCGCGTGAACGGCGCCCCGATCGCGCTCTTCCCTGCCGGTTCGCCGGCCGCCGCTATGTCGTCGGCACTCCGGAGCGCCGGACCCGTGCTGCCCGTCATGGCCGTGGTCGCGCTGCTCGCGCTGCCCGCGGCGCCGGGCGACGGCGGCTCCGGAGGCGGCACCGTCGCCGACGCGGCCTCCGCCCTGGTGGTGCTCTGGTGCGTGGCCCGCACCGTGCGCGCGGCGCGCCGGCCGCTGACGCGGACCGCCGCCGTCGTGCTCGGTCTGCCGGTGATCGGCATCGCGGTCGCCGCGGTCGGCGCGAGCACCGCCTCCGCCGGGACGACCGGCCTGGTGCGCTACCTCCAGATCTTCGTCCTCGTACCGGCCGCGGTCCTGATGCTCGTCCGCGACCGCCGCGACTTCCGCCTGGTGGCCTGGTCCCTCATCGGACTCGCCCTCTTCCAGGGCTCGATCGGCGTCTACCAGTACGTCACGGGCACGGGCGCGAGCTACATGGGTTCGGACGTCCGCGCCGTGGGGACCTTCGGCGCGACGGACGTCATGGGAATGTCGACCGTGGTGTCGTACGGAGTGGTGTGCGCGGTCGCCATCGCGCTCGGGCCGGCTTCCGCGAGGCAGCGTCGGGCGGGGCTGAATCAGCGTCAGACGGCGCTGGTGTGCGCGCTGCTCCTGATCGTCCCGCTCGCGCTCTCCTTCAGCCGCGGCGCCTGGATCGCCACCCTCGTGGCCTGTGGTGCGCAGCTGGGGCTCGCGGGGGTGCGGAACGCGCTGCGGGCCCTCGCGGCTGTGGCGGCCGCGGCCGTGGTCCTCGTGGGCGGGTTCGGCATCGGTACGCAGATGCTGCAGGAGCGCGTCACCAGCATCACGCAGGTTTCCGACGCCCCCGACCAGTCGGTCACCGACCGGTACACCATGTGGGCCGCGGCGGTGGACATGTGGCGTGACGAGCCGGTGACGGGCGTGGGGCTCAAGGCCTTCCCCGACCACCGCGACAGCCACGCCTCGCTTGCCCTCTCCTCGGCCAGCGACACCGCGGGCGCGGGCGCGAAGTTCAGCCGTCAGCCGCTGCTCTCCCCGCACAACATGTACCTGCTCGTCCTCGGCGAGCAGGGGCTGCTCGGCCTG from Streptomyces sp. BA2 encodes:
- a CDS encoding glycosyltransferase; amino-acid sequence: MQLSSTDPRLSVLHVAQPVDGGVARVVADLVKSQLSTGMQVNVACPDSGCLPDAVRGLGSGVHGWAAARSPGAGLPEEVRRITRIVDELGPDVVHAHSAKAGLAVRLALRGKVPTVFQPHAWSFEAVGGVTAGLARRWERFGARWAAHVVCVSEAERLTGQRAGIDARWSVIPNGVDVERFRPMAAQAARTALGLAEEEPLVVCVGRLCRQKGQDVLLRAWASVAERMPLARLVLVGDGPGATGLREQAPASVRFVGDVEDATPWYQAADLVVLPSRWEGMALVPLEAMACARPVVVSDVDGARESLPQGLVPHGLVPAQDPEALARALVGLLGDPPLRESLGRAAHRHVLNTHDVRHTADAVAAVYRELLGVGPIKCRESSNP
- a CDS encoding exopolysaccharide biosynthesis polyprenyl glycosylphosphotransferase; amino-acid sequence: MSAERTVAPAAQPRAADHAIATASVIPPRGAGGGRRTSIQWGASARRSSALPLFAVDCSAALLGTVLLTDPQRHPLLVALLLAAVTGLNARAALYRPLAVPCALDELPSLAWQALLSWCAVGLLAASVSVLSPLSLTTLCTAAALQSVLCCAGRGALYWWARRAVLRQPRPALVVGPGAVARRVAEAVLRHPRAGVRPVGIVGDAPAERTESEGAELPVLSTIEELRRAVIQNAVRTVLVVGPTPGPEQIVWLRTLSGSGCDVWAVDATQPPGYDAPGRQSRSGQLAGFPCRPLAPVRRGHFSVSKRALDLVTSGILLLLISPVLLACAAVLRATDGPGVIFRQERIGKDGRPFTLLKFRTHRPADPHEAATRWTVAGEQHMRPFCQFLRRTSLDELPQLWNVLRGDMSLVGPRPERPYFVGQFSKAHPGYAERHRMPTGITGLAQIQGLRGDTSIEDRCRFDNAYIDSWSIWQDLCILLRTAASLVRPTGS
- a CDS encoding O-antigen ligase family protein yields the protein MSSALRSAGPVLPVMAVVALLALPAAPGDGGSGGGTVADAASALVVLWCVARTVRAARRPLTRTAAVVLGLPVIGIAVAAVGASTASAGTTGLVRYLQIFVLVPAAVLMLVRDRRDFRLVAWSLIGLALFQGSIGVYQYVTGTGASYMGSDVRAVGTFGATDVMGMSTVVSYGVVCAVAIALGPASARQRRAGLNQRQTALVCALLLIVPLALSFSRGAWIATLVACGAQLGLAGVRNALRALAAVAAAAVVLVGGFGIGTQMLQERVTSITQVSDAPDQSVTDRYTMWAAAVDMWRDEPVTGVGLKAFPDHRDSHASLALSSASDTAGAGAKFSRQPLLSPHNMYLLVLGEQGLLGLCALVGSWAAFLLLGLRRLARVRGGVGADCALVACGLLVWQLVDFAYADIGGPSTVLMAVVLGLVAWWALSGRALSAPMPGEVPR